In the Carboxydothermus hydrogenoformans Z-2901 genome, ATCAAGGGTGGGAGTTCTAACAGCTTTCTTCTTTGCTTGTCCACCGGCCTGGCCGGAGGTTCCGGGAATTGGGCCACCACTTAGCACCTGGGTAATTTCAGCCCGTACCCTTTCCAAATCAGCACCGAGGCTTACCAAAACTCTGGCGGCCACCCCTTCTCCTTCCCGGATTAAACCCAAAAGCAAATGTTCAGTACCAACATAGTTATGGCCAAACCGGGCCGCCTCATCTACCGATAGTTCCAAAACTCTTTTTGCCCTTGGGGTAAAAGCAATCTCCGCCGGCATCGGCCCTTCCCCGGGGCCAACCAGTTCTAAAATTTTTTCCCGAACTTTCTGGCCATCAATACCAAGGTTTTCTAAAACTTTTGCCGCAACACTTTCTCCTTCATTTATAATTCCCAAAAGCAGATGTTCCGTAGCTACATAAGGATAATTCATTTTTCTTGCTTCTTCCTGAGCCATTCTAATAACTTTTTGGGCTCTTTGGGTAAACTTGTCAAACATCCTCTCACTCCTCCTTTAATTACTTTTTAATTTTTCCCTGATAATTTTCGCCCGTTCCCAGTCCCGTTCAGCAGGATCTAAGGGTCTCTGGGCCAAATTTGTGAGATAAGCCGGAGCTGTAGCTACAATTAACTCATTAAATACACTCCGCTTAATCTCCGGAAGTATCTTTAATTCCACTCCTAACCTCACTTTTGATAGTAAGTTCATTGCCTCATCGGAAGATATCATCCGGGCACTAGTCAAAATACCGTATGACCGCCACAGTTCATCCTCCAAAGCATGCCGGTTTTCCCGGTATAAAGCTTCCCGTGCCATTCGCTCCTGATTTATTATTTGCCGGGTAACCGAAATAACATTCTCGATAATTTCCTCCTCCGTTAAACCAAGGGTAATCTGGTTAGATACCTGATACAAATCTCCGCGGGCTTTTGTTCCTTCGCCGTATAATCCCCGGACCGTAAGTCCAAGTTTGGCAGTATTGTTTAAAAGGCTGGGAATTTGATTGGTATAGGTTAAACCCGGGAGGTGCAACATAGTTGAAGCTCGAATTCCCGTACCGGTATTGGTAGGGCAAGCAGTTAAGTAACCGTATTTTTCGGAGAAAGCATAAAACAGCTTTTCTTCTAATTTATCATCGACCATGGTAGCAATATTATATGCTTCCCTCAGTTCCAATCCCGGCAAGAGAACCTGTAAGCGAATATGGTCTTCTTCATTTATCATCAAAGCTATTCGCTCATCTTCCGTACAGGCAAAAGCCCGCCGGGGATGGCCATCGGCATGGTCAGGGCTAATTAAATGTTTTTCCACCAGCACCTGCCGTTCAATAGGCGCTAACGTAACTAATTTAAAAAACTCGGTCTTGCCAAATTTTTGTTTAAACCCCCTGCTGGTAACGGCCTTTTCCACCTCTTTTGTAACAAAACCTGCGGTTTCTTCGTCCATCAAATGGGGAAACGGGACATCTTTTAAGTTGCGGGCAAGTCTGATACGACTTGAAACCACGATATCCGCATCAGTTCCGGTACCGGCCATCCAGGGAGAAAAACTATTGGTTAATAAACTCATTTCCCCACCCCCTACTCTTTAAGAGAAGCTTCTAATTCTTTTATTTTATCCCGTAATTCCGCCGCTTTTTCAAACTCTTCTTTACTTACCGCTTCATTTAAAGCTTTTTTTAAGTTTTCAATTTCCCGTAGTATTTTTATTTTACCGCCAGTCTTTGCTGGAAATTTGCCACGGTGTTCGGTACTTCCGTGTATTTTTCTTAAAGCTTGTTCTACTCTGTCTTTAAAGGTTTCATAACACTGGCTGCATCCCAAGAAACCTGAATTAATAAATTGGTTTTCGGTAAGTCCGCAGACAGGACATCTTTTAGTGACACCTACATTTCCTCCAGAAATGCCAAAATCCCCTAAAACATCATGCCCCATAAGTCCTTTTAATAAGTTTTGAAAAGTTAGTTGAGGTGAAAAATTAAAAGTATGACCCAATTCCTGAGCACATTGAGTACAAAGATTCATTTCCGTTTTTTGCCCATTTATTACTCTGGTAATATGCATGGTGGCTGGATTTTGCCCACAGCGTTCACATAACATTTAATTCCCCTCCTCCGCATTAAGCACTCCCGCTATCATACTTTTTAGAAGAAGTGCTCTTAATTCATCTCGATAGGGTAATGGTACCTGCAATACTTTACGGTCAACAGCAATTGTTAAAAGCCTCTTTTCCCTTTCGGTAATGCTTCCGGCTTCATATAAAGCCTTAATAATTTCCCGGGCTTTACTTTCTGAAACGGCATCACCAATTGCCTCAAATATTCTTTGATAAAATGCTTCCCGGTCCTGGTCGGCAATTTTTATAATGCGGATATAACCGCCCCCACCACGTCGGCTTTCAATTAGGTAACCATGTTCGAGAGTAAAACGGGTTGCTAAAACATAATTTATCTGGGAAGGTACGCATCTTAACTTTTCAGCAAGCTCATTTCTTTGAATTTCCACCACCCGGTCTTCACTTTCTTGGATTAGTTTTTTGATATACTGCTCAATCAAATCAGCAAGCGAAGGCATCATCCACCACCTCGTCTGACTTTGTTTGACTTTTACTTTTATATTAGCATAATTGGTGTATTTTGACAAGGGCTTTTAAATTATTTTTTCAAAAAAATAAAGCTTTTATCCCGGCCGAGATAAAAGCTTCGATTCATCCAACATTTCCTTGCCATAACTAATTTTTTATTTTTTTATTGATTTATCCCTACCACTTATCACCTAATACCAACCACATAAAATAAATTGGCTCCTCGAGCAGGATTCGAACCTGCAACCCTCCGGTTAACAGCCGGATGCTCTACCGTTGAGCTATCGAGGAGCGTTTTTAAGTCTATTTAATTTTCTACTTCTATAAGTAATTTTAAATACTTTTTTTCAGCATTTCAATAGTTTTTTTATACCAAAGTTTTTAAGATCAAATATATAAAGATTTTAAGATTTTTTACCGACCACCTAACACATACGACCTACCACTAAAAATAAAATGGCTCCCCGAGCAGGATTCGAACCTGCAACCCTCCGGTTAACAGCCGGATGCTCTACCGTTGAGCTATCGGGGAGTATAAATTTTCCGGCAGCGACCTACTCTCCCAGGACCTATCGTCCCAGTACCATTGGCGCTGGAGGGCTTAACTGCCGTGTTCGGAATGGGAACGGGTGTTTCCCCTCCGCTATGGCCACCGGAAACTTTTTTTCTGTTCCCTCAAAACTGCACAGAGGTTGTTTTTTTGAAGGTCAAGTCCTCGACCTATTAGTACCGGTCCGCTCAACCGATTGCTCGGCTTACACGCCCGGCCTATCTACCGGATCTTCTCTCCGGGGTCTTACTCTGGATTGCTCCAGATGGGAAACCTCATCTCGGGGCTGGCTTCGCGCTTAGATGCTTTCAGCGCTTATCCATTCCGCACTTGGCTACCCAGCGGTGCCCCTGGCGAGACAACTGGTTCACCAGCGGTGCGTCCATCCCGGTCCTCTCGTACTAAGGACAGCACCCCTCAAGTTTCCTACGCCCGCGATGGATAGGGACCGAACTGTCTCACGACGTTCTGAACCCAGCTCACGTACCGCTTTAATGGGCGAACAGCCCAACCCTTGGGACCTACTTCAGCCCCAGGATGCGATGAGCCGACATCGAGGTGCCAAACCCCGCCGTCGATGTGGACTCTTGGGCGGGATCAGCCTGTTATCCCCGGGGTAGCTTTTATCCGTTGAGCGATGGCCCTTCCACTCGGTACCACCGGATCACTAAGCCCGTGTTTCCACCCAGCTCGACCCGTCGGTCTCGCTGTCAAGCACCCTTATGCCTTTGCACTCGCCGCGCGATTTCCATCCGCGCTGAGGGTACCTTTGGGCGCCTCCGTTACCCTTTAGGAGGCGACCGCCCCAGTCAAACTGCCCACCTGACACTGTCCCCACACCCGTTCCAGGGCACCAGGTTAGAACTTCAGTGTCGTAAGGGTGGTATCCCACCGCCGGCTCCACCTGAGCTGGCGCCCAGGTCTCTCAGCCTCCCACCTATCCTGTACATACGCCACCAAAATTCAATGCCAGGCTACAGTAAAGCTCCACGGGGTCTTTCTGTCCTATCGCGGGTAACCTGCATCTTCACAGGTACTACAATTTCACCGAGCCCCTCGTCGAGACAGCGCCCAAGTCGTTACGCCTTTCGTGCGGGTCGGAACTTACCCGACAAGGAATTTCGCTACCTTAGGACCGTTATAGTTACGGCCGCCGTTTACTGGGGCTTCGGTTCAGAGCTTCGCCTTTCGGCTAACCCTTCCCCTTAACCTTCCAGCACCGGGCAGGCGTCAGCCCCTATACTTCAGCTTCCCGCTTTAGCAGAGACCTGTGTTTTTGGTAAACAGTCGCTTGGGCCTCTTCTCTGCGACCCCCTCGGGCTCCGGTCGCTCCCAACCTTCACCCTACCGGGGCACCCCTTCTCCCGAAGTTACAGGGTCATTTTGCCGAGTTCCTTAACGAGGGTTCTCTCGCGCGCCTGTGGATTCTCTCCTCGCCTACCTGTGTCGGTTTGCGGTACGGGCACCCTCGCCCTCGGTAGAGGCTTTTCTCGGCAGCTTGGATTCGGTTGCTTCGGTACTCTATCTTCCCTCCCCTTCACCTCTCGGGCTTTCCGTGGGACGGATTTGCCTATCCCACACCCTACCGGCTTGGACGCGCTTTTCCAGCCGCGCGCTCAACCTATCCTTCTGCGTCACCCCTTCCCTCAAGCGGGCTCGGGTGGCAGGGGATTCTCAACCCCTTCCCCATCACCTACGCCTCTCGGCCTCGGCTTAGGTCCCGGCTTACCCTGGGCGGACGAGCCTTCCCCAGGAACCCTTAGGCTTCCGGCGGGCAGGATTCTCACCTGCCTTCTCGCTTACTTATGCCGGCATTCTCACTTCCTACCTGTCCACGTAACCTCCCGGTTACGCTTCCCCCAGGTAAGAACGCTCCCCTACCCATACTGGAAGTCGGTACCTCCAACTCCCAGCATGCCGAAGTTTCGGTGGCGTGCTTGAGCCCCGCTACATTTTCGGCGCAGAGTCACTCGACTAGTGAGCTATTACGCACTCTTTAAATGATGGCTGCTTCTAAGCCAACATCCTAGTTGTCTTCGCAACTCCACATCCTTCCCCACTTAGCACGCCCTTTGGGACCTTAACTGTCGGTCTGGGCTGTTCCCCTCTCGACCATGAAGCTTTTCCCCCATGGTCTGACTCCCTGCCTCTAAGCTACAGGTATTCGGAGTTTAACTGGGTTCGGTAACCCGTGAAGGCCCCTAGCCCAATCAGTGCTCTACCCCCTGTAGCCACCAGCAGAGGCTAGGCCTATACCTATTTCGGGGAGAACCAGCTATCTCCGGGTTCGATTGGCATTTCACCCCTACCCACAGCTCATCCGCCGCCTTTTCAACGACGGTCGGTTCGGGCCTCCAGCTGGTCTTACCCAGCTTTCACCCTGGCCATGGGTAGATCACCCGGTTTCGGGTCTGCTGCACGCAACTTCCGCCCTCTTCGGACTCGCTTTCGCTTCGGCTCCGGCCTCCCCAGCCTTAACCTCGCTGCGTACAGCAACTCGCCGGCCCGTTCTACAAAAAGTACGCCGTCAGGCTTTCATCGCCCTCCGACTGCTTGTAGGCATACGGTTTCAGGTCCTATTTCACTCCCCTCCCGGGGTGCTTTTCACCTTTCCCTCACGGTACTCGTCCTCTATCGGTCGCCAGCGGGTATTTAGCCTTGGAGGGTGGTCCCCCCTGCTTCCCATAGGGTTCCTCGTGCCCCATGGTACTCAGGCTCGTACGCTGCAGCTACGCGTAATTTCGGATACAGGGCTTTCACCTTCTATGGCGGAGTTTCCCAACTCCTTCTCCTATTACGCTTCACTGCCGGGTACATGGCAGTGTACCCACCCGTACGGCCTCCTACCCCGCATACGCAACGGCTGCCACCTTTCCCACGTATGCGGTTTGGGCTCCTCCCCTTTCGCTCGCCGCTACTCAGGGAATCTCTTCTTGATTTCTTCTCCTCCGGGTACTAAGATGTTTCAGTTCCCCGGGTTCCCCCCGTACACCTATGTGTTCAGTGTACGGTGACCGGCCATTACGCCGGCCGGGTTCCCCCATTCGGAAATCCGCGGATCTACGCTCGCTTGCAGCTCCCCGCGGCTTTTCGCAGCTTGCCACGTCCTTCTTCGGCCTCTGGCGCCAAGGCATCCACCGTATGCCCTTACTAACTTGACCTTCTCCTTTTTACCCCCAACCTCTGTGCAGTTTTCAAAGAACAGCTATTAAATGGTGGAGATGAGCGGACTCGAACCGCTGACCCCCTGCTTGCAAGGCAGGTGCTCTCCCAGCTGAGCTACACCCCCACACTACATGTTTTTATATTTTAATTTTTTATGGTGGGCCTAAGTGGACTTGAACCACTGACCTCACGCTTATCAGGCGTGCGCTCTAACCAGCTGAGCTATAGGCCCATGTTAATAAATTTTATTTACAAAACAACGGCAAGCGGCTTCTCTCTCCTTAGAAAGGAGGTGATCCAGCCGCACCTTCCGATACGGCTACCTTGTTACGACTTCACCCCAATCACCGGTCCCACCTTCGGCAGCTCCCTCCCTTTCCGGGTTAGGCCACTGACTTCGGGTGTTACCGGCTTTCGTGGTGTGACGGGCGGTGTGTACAAGGCCCGGGAACGTATTCACCGCGGCATGCTGATCCGCGATTACTAGCAATTCCGACTTCATGCAGGCGAGTTGCAGCCTGCAATCCGAACTGAGAGCGGCTTTTTGGGATTTGCTCCAGGTCGCCCCTTCGCTTCCCTTTGTACCGCCCATTGTAGCACGTGTGTAGCCCAGGGCATAAAGGCCATGATGATTTGACGTCATCCCCACCTTCCTCCATCTTATCGATGGCAGTCCCCTTAGAGTGCCCGTCTTTACGCTGGCAACTAAGGGTAGGGGTTGCGCTCGTTGCGGGACTTAACCCAACATCTCACGACACGAGCTGACGACAACCATGCAGCACCTGTCTCGCGGCTCCTACCTTTCGGCAGGCACCCCGGTGTTTCCACCAGGTTCCGCGGATGTCAAGCCCTGGTAAGGTTCTTCGGGTTGCGTCGAATTAAACCACATGCTCCACTGCTTGTGCGGGCCCCCGTCAATTCCTTTGAGTTTCAACCTTGCGGCCGTACTCCCCAGGCGGGGTGCTTATTGGGTTACCTCCGGCACGGAACCTCTCAGGCCCCACACCTAGCACCCATCGTTTACGGCCAGGACTACCCGGGTATCTAATCCGGTTCGCTCCCCTGGCTTTCGCTCCTCAGCGTCAGGTTCAGTCCAGAGAGCCGCCTTCGCCACTGGTGTTCCTCCCGATATCTACGCATTTCACCGCTACACCGGGAATTCCACTCTCCTCTCCTGCCCTCAAGTCCAGCAGTATCAGGTGCTCCCCCACGGTTGAGCCGTGGCCTTTTACACCTGACTTACCAGACCGCCTACGAGCTCTTTACGCCCAGTAATTCCGGACAACGCTCGCCCCCTACGTTTTACCGCGGCTGCTGGCACGTAGTTAGCCGGGGCTTCCTCCTCCGGTACCGTCATCCACTCACCCTTTTCGAATGAGTGAACTTCGTCCCGGAAGACAGGGGTTTACAACCCGAAGGCCTTCTTCCCCCACGCGGCGTCGCTCCGTCAGGCTTTCGCCCATTGCGGAATATCCCCCACTGCTGCCTCCCGTAGGAGTCTGGGCCGTGTCTCAGTCCCAGTGTGGCCGGTCACCCTCTCAGGCCGGCTACCCATCGTCGCCTTGGTAGGCCATTACCCCACCAACTAGCTAATAGGACGCGGGCCCATCTGTAAGCGGTAGCATGCTAAAGCCTCAGCCACCCTTTCCTATCAGGCCTCTACTCCCGATAGCGTATCCGGTATTAGCCCCGGTTTCCCAGGGTTATCCCGGTCTTACAGGTAGGTCACCCACGCGTTACTCACCCGTCCGCCGCTAAGGAAACAGCTGAGCAAGCTCAACCGCTTCCCCCGCTCGACTTGCATGTGTTAGGCACGCCGCCAGCGTTCGTCCTGAGCCAGGATCAAACCCTCCATTTATATCCGTACAACCCCTCGCAGGGTTATACCCCTTGGATAGTTTAATCCTTCCTTTTATCTGCTCTCGTACTCTTACCGAGTACGGGCCGCTTGCCGTTGTTTTGTTTTCAAAGAACATGTCTTGGGATTATAATCTTAACACAGCTTAATTGCTCTGTCAAGCTTTTTCTTTTTTTGTCGGCGCATCGCCGACGTCTAATAATATAGCATAACCTTTTTACCGAATCAAGACCATTTTATTAATTTTTTTGTTGTATTTTTTGGCAATAATACTAAATTACAATATTGTATTTATTTTATCCCTGGTTTAAAACAGGCTGTTAAGTGTCCGGGTTCCACTTCTAATAGTTCCGGCGTCTCCTTGCGGCAGCGTTCGTCCGCATACTGACACCTTGAAGCAAACCGGCATCCTTCGGGTGGATTAATTGGGCTCGGAACATCCCCCTTTAAGATAATTCTCTGACGGCTTGCTTCAATCCGAGGATCGGCAATTGGTACAGCTGAAAGTAGGGCTCTGGTATAGGGATGCAAGGGATTTTCGTAAAGTCTTCTACTTTCCGTAATTTCCACAATACGGCCTAAATACATGACCGCAATTCTATCGCTTAAATATCTAACGGTGGATAAGTCATGGGAAATAAATAAGTAAGTTAAACCAAATTGCTTTCTTAACTCTTCTAACAGATTAATTACCTGCGCACGAATGGAAACGTCTAATGCCGAAGTCGGTTCATCTAAAACTATAAATTCCGGTTTTACCGCCAGTGCTCTGGCTATCCCAATTCTCTGCCTCTGTCCCCCGGATAATTCATGGGGAAAGCGGTTAGCATGTTCCTCATTTAATCCCACCAGTTCTAAAAGCTCAATTACCCGGCTGTTTCTTTCCTCTCCGGTAGCCAAACGATGGATGTCAATTGGTTCCGCAATAATTTCACCAATGGTCATCCGGGGATTTAGAGATGCGTAAGGGTCCTGAAATATCATCTGAATTTTCCTATGCAAACCGTATCTCTCTTTTTTGCTCATCTTGGCAATATCCTGGCCTGCGTATTCAATCGTTCCAGCGGTTGGTTGATAAAGTCCGGCTAATACTCGGCCAAGAGTTGTTTTACCACATCCCGATTCTCCAACTAACCCCACCGTTTCTCCTTTTCGTATGGCTAAATTTACCCGGTCAACCGCTTTTAATACCTGACCATGGCCTAAATTAAAGTATTTAGAAAGATTTTTTGCCACTAAGATATTTTCTACCACTTAATCCACCGCCTTTGCTGTAAGCTTTTTAACTTCCTCGGCATTAAGCCAGCAGCTAACCCGGTGACCAGGAGAAACTTCAGTTTCCGGTGGTTCGTACATAGCACAGATTTTCATGGCATGTTCGCAGCGAGGCCAAAATGCACAACCTTTAGGCGGATTTATTAAATCCGGCGGCCGACCGGTAATGGGAACCAATGGAACTGACCGGTCTTGGTCTAAACGCGGAACCGATTTTAAAAGTCCCCAGGTATAGGGATGTTTCGCATTGTAAAAAATTTCTTCGGTATTTCCTTCTTCCACCACTTTTCCGGCATACATAACCACAACTCGCTCGGAAAATCCAGCTACAACACCCAAATCGTGGGTTATGATAATAACCGACATATGCAGTTTATTTTGCAGCTCTTTTAAAAGCTCCAAAATCTGGGCCTGAATGGTAACATCTAAAGCTGTAGTAGGCTCGTCCGCGATTAAAAGCTGTGGGTTGCAGGCAAGGGCTATGGCAATTAAAACCCTCTGGCGCATCCCACCGGAAAACTCATGGGGATATTGCTTTAACCTCTTTTCCGGCTGGTTAATTCCTACCATCTTTAATAGTTCAATCATCCGCTCTTTTGCTGCTTCACCTTTTAATCCCTGGTGAACCCGCAGTACCTCACCCAGTTGGGTTCCAATGGTTAAAGTGGGATTTAAGGAAGTCATGGGGTCTTGCGAGACCATTCCAATCTCTTTACCCCGTATTTTCGCCATCTGTTCCTGGGTTTTGGGGACCAAGTCCTCCCCGTTAAAAAGGATTTGCCCGCTGACAATTTTCCCCGGAGGTGTAGGGATTAACTTCATTATCGTGTGGGCTGTAACAGATTTGCCACACCCCGATTCCCCGACGATGGCAACAACTTCACCTTTTTTGACACTAAAGGTTACACCGCGGACAGCTTGGACATCGCCGGCAAAAGTTTTAAAGTTTACCCTGAGGTCTTTTACTTCTAAAATGTTTGCCACTTTAAAACCTCCTATCTTCTGGCCCGCGGGTCTAAGGCATCTCTTAACCCGTCACCAACAAAGTTAAAAGCCAGCATGGTTATACTGATAAAGAACGCCGGGAAAAATAATTGCCACGGATAAACTTGAATTGATTCAAGCCCTTCGCTTGCTAAGCTACCCCAACTTGCCATTGGGGCTGAAACCCCTAACCCTAAAAAACTCAACCAGGCTTCAGTAAAAATAGCTTCTGGAATCATTAAGGTCATGGCAACAATAATCGGACCCATTGTATTCGGAATTATGTGTCTAACTAAAATTCGAAGCGGGCTTGCTCCTAACACCTTCGCTGCAAGAACAAATTCTTGTTCTTTTAAAGATAGAACTTGTCCTCTTACTATTCTCGCCATATTTAGCCAGTAAACAGCTCCTAACGCTACAAATATTGTTTTTAATCCTGGCCCAAGCACAACCATCAGTAAAATTACATAAAGCAAGAAGGGTATACTCGAAAGGATTTCAACTATCCTCATCATTACTTCATCTAATTTTCCTCCAAAGTATCCTGAAATACCACCATACAATACCCCAATAACAAAACAAATTATGGTAGTAATAACGCCAATTGTTAAGGATATCCTTGCACCATACCATATTCTCGTAAACAAATCTCGTCCCAAATAATCAGTACCAAAATAATAATTGCTGTTTGGAGGTTGATTTGCATCAATTACACTTTGTTCATAATAGGTATGACCAGAAATACTAGGACCAATAATCGCCATAATTATAAGTAACATTATTATTGTAAGACCTAATACCGCAAGTTTATTTTTCCTAAAACTTCTTACAACATCTTGCCAGTAAGTAGTTTTTGGTCTTGTTATTGCTTCAGCATTTTTTTCTTCTGTTCTTATCTTTTCTACCATTTCTTTTGTTATATCCATTTTTCTTACTCTCCTTTGCCTAACTTAATTCTAGGATCAATAAAGCCATAAGATATATCAACTAATAAATTCATAAATATTAATAATACACTGTAAAAAATCGTAAGACCCATAATTACCGTGTAATCCCGATTCGTAATACTTGTAACAAAATCTCTACCTAATCCGGGGATAACAAATATTTTTTCAATAACAAAGCTTCCGGTAAAAATACCCGCAGCCATTGGTCCTAAATATGTTACAACAGGTAAAATAGCATTTTTCAGGGCATGTTTAAATATCACTGTTTTTTCACTTAAACCTTTTGCCCTTGCAGTTTTTATATAATCTTTTTCTAACTCTTCCAGTAGATTCGCCCGCACCATTCTAGTAATAAAAGCCATTGGTAAAAAGGCAAGTGAAATAGACGGAAGTATAGCATTTGCCGGTGTTTCCCATAATGCTGCTGGTAAAAGATTCAATTTAAGAGCAAAAATATACATTAATAACGTAGCTAGAATAAAACTTGGAACTGAAAAACCAATAGTAGCTATTATAACACTTATATAATCCAAAATACTATTTTTTTTCAATGCTGAAATTATGCCCAAAAGCACTCCAAATGTAACTGCAATTAATAATGCAATAAACCCTAAAGACGCCGAAACCGGAAAACCATCTTTAATTATTTCATTAACCGTTCTACCTTCATATTTTATCGAAACCCCAAGATCACCTTTTAGTAAATTGAGCATATAATATTCATACTGTTTTAATAATGGTTGATCTAAATGATATTTTGCCATTAAATTTTTCTCAACCTCTGGTGGGAGTTTTTTTGCATCCGTAAAAGGTCCTCCAGGTATGGAATGCATTAAAAAAAACGTAATTGTTGCAATCAACCAAACTGCAATAATTCCACTAAAAATTCTTTGTCTTATTATCGCAAACAAATTAAACACTCCTTTAAAAACAATAGTAGTTTTATATTCAAGTAGTCTATCATAAAATCGAGGTATGTGTTAATAACACATACCTCGATTCTTTAAAATTCTACTCTATATAAGCATTTTTAAGATCAACCAAACTTGTAGGCAATACTAATACGCCCTTAACTTTATCTTTAATTTGAATATGAATATCTCTGAATGTGAGGGGTATTATAGGTGCATCGTTTATTAAAATACTTTCTGCTTCATGTAATGCTTTAAAGTGCTCCTCAAAACTTTTTGCGTTAATCGCTTCTCTAATTTTTGCATCATAGTTTTTATTATCATAGCCCGGTGTATTGTTGCCATTACCTGTCATGAACATATCAAGGAAAGTCATAGGGTTTACATAATCTGCCGCCCAAGCATAAGCAACAATATGATACGGCGATTTAACAAAATTTGGATTTGAGAGATACTTTCCAGCTAAAACCTTCCATTACATAACTTCCAGTTTAGTAGAAATATTTAAATTCTTTCTCCATTGTTCTTGGAGATATTGAGCAATTTTTTTACTAGTTTCCCGATCTGCAGTTAAATAACGAAGTTCTGGGAATCCTTTACCATCAGGATATCCTGCTTCTGCAAGTAATTTCTTTGCTTCTTCTACATTATACTCAATTAAACTGCCACCTTTTTCTCTAAAGTCTTTGCCATCCGGTTCCTTAATCCCAAACGGAACAAAAGCATATGCCGCCTTTTGTCGTGGTAAAATCTTCGTTAAGCCCTCTCTATCAATAGCCATTGCTAAAGCTTTTCTAACTTTTGGATTATTTAATGGAGCTAGTTTGGTATTTAAAGCGGCGAAGTTTGTATTTAAACCAGAAATTTCTTTGGCCTTTCCTTGAGACATATACTGTTCTAAAAGAGCTGGTGGAATTAAGTCTACAGTTAAATCCAATTTACCTTGTTCAAAAAGAGTTGTTGCAGTTTGCTGGTCAGATACAAAATTAAATTCTACTTGTTCAAGTTTAACATTTTTAGCATCCCAATAATTGGGGTTTTTAACCAGTACCACTTTTTCCTTCGGCTTATACTCCTTATACATAAAAGGACCATTACAAATAATATTTAAATTATCCTTTACAAGAAAATCCGGATTCTCTTTTACCGTTTTTTCATTGATAGGTACCAATTGGGGCATAGTCACAATACTCAAAAAGTTTAAAGA is a window encoding:
- a CDS encoding peptide ABC transporter substrate-binding protein, with translation MRKRNGLLALLAVVLSFSLVFTGCAKKTEENKTGEKPEQKLVLAVGDEGSTLDPNKMSDLYAADVVNQTFETLVKFDANGKIVPALAEKWEVSPDGTEYTFYLRDAKWSDGTPVTAKDVKFSWLRLLDPKTAAPYAYLLTDSAPIKGAKEFNSGKAKADAVGITVVNDKTIKVKLVSPSLNFLSIVTMPQLVPINEKTVKENPDFLVKDNLNIICNGPFMYKEYKPKEKVVLVKNPNYWDAKNVKLEQVEFNFVSDQQTATTLFEQGKLDLTVDLIPPALLEQYMSQGKAKEISGLNTNFAALNTKLAPLNNPKVRKALAMAIDREGLTKILPRQKAAYAFVPFGIKEPDGKDFREKGGSLIEYNVEEAKKLLAEAGYPDGKGFPELRYLTADRETSKKIAQYLQEQWRKNLNISTKLEVM